The Vidua macroura isolate BioBank_ID:100142 chromosome 4, ASM2450914v1, whole genome shotgun sequence genome window below encodes:
- the SH3TC1 gene encoding SH3 domain and tetratricopeptide repeat-containing protein 1 codes for MESLAVAGGISMLSTNTIVPALEGEQDRNLEREETEQQMCRCDCKHVKTNAAISTLRDGVGMDTLQEQTECSPSEKCMNVSSRTLPSQAENFPTDISLKLTMVKRKSGCPDPRLQRQLRGQLRLLENDSKEVMTVFNELSARLLSIHSDQDLIVVTFKTFEEIWKFLTYHSLGFINHCMENLFLDQSFWLYSQEEEDTGIEVCINEKSLNLMYRSLLVQEGSFFVLYPDNTIQKMMVTDNEKTYFETGAFTEGATGGSVDSDMPMWSNASLEPLEPFHQWFLKGYSNPIDFSYKNESKSIRKVAMGSCLAVMNYESIVSEELSFQEGDKIEILGYFIECMEWFLGRHVFTGQIGFVKTGHVKLDLSRNKPQDLDFLEAEELSFFSKEKNLEEVVHLLKQTSITDVCSVYRIDVLEEPEFQKAHECEIACSPSSPVSISKNGKIEELLKNFKNLEATQAEEPTAEGKESALSSKTEIFPLPEGPCFHICQEDIQVSDIFEPLLLFLNRKEYESSFKSLYNFSYSFTNSMFYGFSEEEELVNFLRLAREAAKKADLSWALARLCFLLGRLSVKKLKFSQARVYFEEALRAVAGGFSDLYFVIALYTNLTVIYLTQKNKEKCIHIFDKAASLLMGIPNYICSADLESDILKYALKRTILSQNKHAEARACFLLAKHYSAHKQHQEALPFLERFQLLLNDLGLQSNLSNNCYFKLAESYHEKCLPHIVLSCIKVTSPQSSSTLMDSLKRIDLVIKNAPKLYGLRKLRQIFPPQIAPYLIQALSSDFTNEEEGLCSTIYLSLAKLYSHHKQYGKAIAYMMKALDSASAKPEETINSLVLLAWLYILYKQCDVALAILNAVVGSAWSSPQQLGIAYNMLAIALKRTNSTKEAAESYYKALCLSEETKMTHNQAIALANFGALCLHAAASKLAEHYFIRAVKLFSKLPIMDCGQDFIRVLLQLGCYYVGGTEREKGRFYYEWAFLVAMETSHLESQLQAIKLLCQFYSTVAPNETQCVIYNEYQLSLARKMSNKVLEGQILETISQLYLSLGTERAYRSALEYTKRSLGIFIDLQKKEKEAYAWLRAGKIYYVLRQNELVDLYIQVAQDAALCTGDPNLGMELFEAAGDIFFNGTWEKEKAVTFYRDRALPLAVQTGNKTTELRLCNKLVELLMNLKAYEESLEYARVALVLSVKLGNQLNERIAYHRLAAIHHHLGHCELAEHFYLKALSLCSSPLEFEEETLYYVKVYSILGDIIFYDLKDPFDAAGYYQLALAAAMDLGNKKAQLKIYTRLAVIYHNFLVDREMSLFFYQKARTFATELNVRRINLAPDRCYKSS; via the exons AGTGTTCTCCAAGTGAAAAATGCATGAATGTCAGTTCAAGGACCCTTCCCAGTCAGGCAGAGAATTTTCCAACTG ATATCTCCTTGAAGTTAACAATGGTAAAAAGAAAGAGTGGATGTCCTGATCCCAGGCTCCAAAGACAGCTCAGAGGGCAGCTCCGTCTTCTGGAAAATGACAGCAAGGAGGTGATGACTGTCTTCAAT gAGCTTTCTGCCAGACTCCTGTCTATTCACAGTGATCAAGATTTAATAGTAGTGACATTTAAAACTTTTGAAGAAATATGGAAGTTTCTAACCTACCACTCATTGG gtTTTATAAATCATTGCATGGAGAATTTATTCCTAGACCAGTCTTTCTGGCTATACTCCCAAGAGGAGGAAGATACGGGCATTGAAGTCtgtataaatgaaaaatcattaaatttGATGTACAGAAGTCTGCTAGTACAGGAAG gatctttttttgttttatatccTGATAATACAATACAAAAGATGATGGTTACAGACAATGAAAAAACTTATTTTGAGACTGGGGCTTTTACTGAAGGTGCAACAGGTGGATCTGTGGATAGTGACATGCCCATGTGGTCTAATGCTTCCCTGGAGCCATTGGAGCCTTTCCATCA gtGGTTTCTTAAAGGATATTCTAATCCCATtgatttttcatataaaaatgaatCTAAATCGATCAGAAAAGTTG CAATGGGATCCTGTCTAGCTGTGATGAATTATGAGAGTATTGTGTCAGAAGAGCTGAGTTTCCAGGAAGGGGACAAAATAGAGATCCTTGGCTACTTCATTGAATGCATGGAATGGTTTCTTGGAAGACATGTGTTTACTGGCCAAATAGGTTTTGTAAAGACAGGTCATGTTAAACTGGACTTATCTAGAAATAA ACCACAAGATCTGGATTTTCTTGAAGCAGAagagctgtcttttttttcaaaagaaaaaaatttggaagAAGTAGTACATTTGTTGAAACAAACCTCCATCACAGATGTTTGCTCTGTGTACAGAATAG aTGTATTAGAAGAACCCGAATTTCAGAAAGCTCATGAATGTG aaattgCATGCTCACCTTCTAGCCCAGTATCCATTAGCAAAAATGGCAAGATAGAAGAACTGCTCAAGAACTTCAAGAATTTGGAGGCCACTCAAGCTGAAGAGCCAACTGCTGAAGGGAAGGAATCTGCTCTCTCTTcaaagactgaaatatttcctcTACCTGAAGGGCCTTGTTTCCATATATGTCAAGAAGATATTCAAGTATCTGACATCTTTGAGCCATTGTTACTCTTCTTAAATAGGAAAGAGTATGAGAGCAGCTTCAAAAGCCTGTATAATTTCTCTTATTCATTTACAAATAGCATGTTTTATGGCTTTTCAGAAGAAGAAGAACTGGTTAATTTTTTAAGATTAGCAAgggaagcagcaaagaaagcagaTCTGTCCTGGGCACTAGCAAGGCTGTGTTTTCTCTTAGGCAGGCTCAGTGTCAAAAAGCTGAAGTTTTCCCAAGCTCGTGTGTATTTTGAGGAAGCATTGAGAGCAGTAGCTGGAGGGTTTAGTGATTTGTACTTTGTGATTGCTCTTTACACAAATCTAACAGTCATCTACTTGacccagaaaaacaaagaaaagtgtATTCATATTTTTGACAAGGCTGCATCTCTTCTCATGGGAATTCCCAACTACATTTGCAGTGCTGACCTGGAGTCAGATATACTGAAGTATGCTCTGAAGAGGACAATTTTGAGCCAGAACAAACATGCAGAGGCAAGGGCATGCTTTCTGCTGGCAAAACATTACAGTGCACACAAACAACACCAAGAGGCACTGCCATTCTTGGAAAGGTTTCAGCTGTTGCTCAATGACCTGGGTTTACAAAGCAATTTATCCAACAACTGTTACTTCAAACTGGCAGAGTCCTACCACGAAAAGTGTTTGCCACACATTGTGTTAAGTTGCATAAAGGTTACCTCTCCCCAGAGCTCCAGTACCTTAATGGATTCCCTGAAAAGGATTGATTTAGTCATCAAAAATGCTCCCAAACTATATGGCCTGAGAAAACTCAGACAAATATTCCCACCCCAAATTGCACCTTATCTCATACAGGCCCTTTCTTCTGACTTTACTAATGAGGAGGAAGGACTGTGCAGCACTATCTATCTCAGCTTAGCAAAGCTGTACAGCCACCACAAACAGTATGGAAAAGCCATTGCTTACATGATGAAAGCACTGGACTCTGCTTCTGCTAAGCCAGAGGAAACTATCAACTCTTTGGTTTTACTTGCTTGGCTATACATTCTTTACAAGCAATGTGATGTGGCTTTAGccattttaaatgctgttgtAGGCTCTGCATGGAGCAGTCCTCAGCAACTCGGCATCGCTTATAACATGCTTGCCATTGCTTTGAAAAGGACAAACAGCACAAAAGAAGCTGCTGAGAGCTACTACAAAGCATTGTGTCTTTCAGAAGAGACCAAGATGACCCATAACCAAGCCATAGCCCTGGCTAATTTTGGGGCACTCTGCCTGCATGCAGCAGCCAGCAAGTTGGCAGAACATTATTTTATCAGGGCAGTCAAGCTATTCTCCAAGCTTCCAATTATGGACTGTGGTCAAGATTTTATCCGAGTCCTCCTTCAGCTGGGATGTTATTATGTTGGTGGAActgaaagggagaaaggaaggtTTTACTATGAATGGGCTTTTTTAGTTGCAATGGAGACAAGTCATCTGGAGA GTCAACTACAAGCAATTAAACTGCTGTGTCAGTTCTACAGTACAGTTGCTCCCAATGAGACTCAGTGTGTCATCTACAATGAATATCAACTATCTTTAGCCAGAAAGATGTCCAACAAAGTTCTGGAGGGACAAATTTTGGAAACCATTAGTCAGCTGTATTTGTCTTTAGGAACAGAAAG GGCCTACAGGTCAGCTCTGGAATATACCAAAAGAAGCCTTGGAATATTTATAGATCTccagaaaaaagagaaggaggcaTATGCTTGGCTCCGGGCAGGAAAGATATATTATGTTCTGAGGCAGAACGAGCTTGTGGATCTTTATATTCAG gTTGCTCAGGATGCTGCTCTTTGCACAGGAGATCCAAATTTAGGAATGGAATTGTTTGAAGCTGCTGGAGACATATTTTTCAATGGTActtgggaaaaggagaaagcagtGACTTTCTACAGG GACAGGGCTCTCCCGCTTGCTGTTCAGACTGGCAACAAAACCACTGAACTCAGATTATGCAATAAGTTGGTGGAATTGCTGATGAATCTGAAGGCTTATGAGGAAAGTCTGGAATATGCAAGAGTAGCTCTCGTCCTCAGTGTAAAATTAG GAAACCAGTTAAATGAAAGAATAGCTTACCATCGCCTGGCAGCCATCCATCACCATTTGGGTCACTGTGAACTAGCTGAACACTTCTATTTAAAGGCCttgtccctctgctcctctcctctggaGTTTGAGGAGGAAACACTCTATTATGTCAAGGTGTACTCAATCTTAGGAGATATTATATTCTATGACCTTAAG GACCCCTTTGATGCAGCTGGTTATTACCAATTGGCGCTTGCTGCTGCCATGGACCTGGGCAATAAAAAAGCTCAACTGAAGATTTACACCAGACTTGCTGTGATCTACCATAATTTCCTCGTGGATCGGGAAATGTCTCTCTTCTTCTACCAAAAGGCAAGAACCTTTGCAACAGAGCTGAATGTAAGGAGAATAAATCTAGCTCCTGATCGGTGTTACAAGAGTTCATAA